TCATCCCATCTTTTTCCTTCGCCGTGATCGACAAAATAACTTTCCACATCGGGCTTTTCGCCAAGGAGTGGTTCCAAGTGGTCTATTTCGATCATTCTTCGGTATACCTGGTATACTGGCTTTTGAACTTGTTTCAAAACCTGCCAGCGTAGATTCAGACGGATAAACCGGTAAGCATGAGAAAGGCTTTCGATTTTATCGCGGTGTCCCCACACTTTCAGATAGCATTCCTGTAGGATGCAGCTCACCAGGAATTCATCATTGACAAGGCCTGTGCCAAGGTAAAGTAAACTATCATAAGTCCGCTTGTAGAAGTAAGTAAGTGCCCGCTCATCGCCGCTACGGAAAAGCAGCAGGTTTTGGTTGTTACACACGGACGGACGAGAGAGTTCACTTAATGCCATGATTAAACTTTTATAACCCAACAGTTACAAATATATGAAAAATCATTTAAAAGGTGAGTTATAACCCACTTTATTTTTTCGTAAATGCTGCCACCTTTCGCAAAATACATGGCAAGTGAAAGATCGCTATTCGAAGGAAATCATCCGATTTGGGGAACGCGTCAGAGAAATTCGGCTTTATCGCAATATGATACAGCTTGATTTGGGCGAAGCTATCGGTATGGAGAGAAGCGAAATCAGCAAAATTGAAAACGGAAAGAAAAATGTCGAATTCAACACAATGGTGCGCTTGGCAGAAGCGCTCACAGTCGAGCTAAGTGATTTTTTTAGCCCCGTCTTCAAACCTTTGTAATGTCATTCGACATCTGAAAGGTTGCCAGTCAACACAAATTGAAACAAGCTTGAAGATAACCTGTCTCCGCTCATTTTGCCATATTCTAGTCACCTCCATTCATTCTCCTCCATCTGCTCAATTCCCTCACCCGAGTTTCCATATCTAACTATAGAATCTCTATGAGCAGCTAATCTAACTGAACGTGTTCAGCGCAAACGAAAGCTTCAAAGCAAAAAATGACGGTTGCCAGCCTGCACTCAGTCAACCGGCTCTTTAGCTGACCACTCGGTAGCCGGTCGCACCTTAAACCGCCAGATGAACTTGCAACCAGGGCGATATGCCCGTCACTTTTTCTTCGATTGATAGGCAGCGATTGTCCTGACTACAAAGCCACACTGGAACACTACAAGTACTTGGGTAACTACTTGGAGGTCTTTAACATAATTAAAAAATATCTTCCAATCTATCGATTAGAATCGCCTAGACTTTTTAAGCTGATCGTGTTCAATTATCTATTCTCAAATGGAGATGCCCATTTAAAAAAATTTCGATAATCGAACCGGCATGGGCGATTATCGGCCGTCTTCATGTAAATGATTCCGATTTCGCGCTGGAAGATGGCCTACTACCACCTCAACTATCAAAAGGGAATGTTGCCAGACGATTCCATACACTTGGCGAGGAAGCAGGCTTAAACATAAAATTAATGACATCCATCTTCGACA
The genomic region above belongs to Dyadobacter pollutisoli and contains:
- a CDS encoding RNA polymerase sigma factor — translated: MALSELSRPSVCNNQNLLLFRSGDERALTYFYKRTYDSLLYLGTGLVNDEFLVSCILQECYLKVWGHRDKIESLSHAYRFIRLNLRWQVLKQVQKPVYQVYRRMIEIDHLEPLLGEKPDVESYFVDHGEGKRWDEISKAISYLPRQRQLIASLHFQEGYSPREVAKRIGSSTSHVTSEIQKSMEELKKIVAPRSAVPVKQAKQSNPYDHILSSEQAAVFQLRQEQKKSFADIASILGSPQTQVQQHYIKAYQLVKNHWKQNGR
- a CDS encoding helix-turn-helix domain-containing protein, which gives rise to MKDRYSKEIIRFGERVREIRLYRNMIQLDLGEAIGMERSEISKIENGKKNVEFNTMVRLAEALTVELSDFFSPVFKPL